The Ancylothrix sp. D3o sequence GAAAAATCAAGCTCTGTTTTTTGGAGTAGAGAGCTTAAAATTACAGTTTAAAGGAACTCAGGGTAAATTAAAACCCGCAGAAAAAGGCCAAGTTATTTCCTGGTTAAGAGAACAAGAACATCCAAGATTATCAGACTTAAAAAAATATTTAGAACAAGAGTATAAAGTTATCTATAAATCGAATCAAAGTTATTATGCTTTGATGGCAGAAGC is a genomic window containing:
- a CDS encoding helix-turn-helix domain-containing protein, whose protein sequence is MDIISELNDFINHTKEAREIKRALAVKMILEGKSYHEIKELLQVSHSFISLWKNQALFFGVESLKLQFKGTQGKLKPAEKGQVISWLREQEHPRLSDLKKYLEQEYKVIYKSNQSYYALMAEA